The Populus alba chromosome 6, ASM523922v2, whole genome shotgun sequence genome contains a region encoding:
- the LOC140955669 gene encoding cuscuta receptor 1-like — translation MGLNRFSSLAGTLMIYAMVLSESWWSCHGCLDEERSALLRIKSSFNYSSATFLQPWGKVADCCSWEGVYCNFTTGRVVILHLASTREEGLGDLYLNVSLFRPFQELQTLDLRGNFIVGCVENEGFERLSGLDSLVDLYLGVNKFNNSILSSLGGLSSLRTLTLSSIQLKGAISVDVNCCTWYNYIWPELNNLTSLRWLDFGGNEIESFKSIHGTGDELLRLRNLEHLVLNGTRFNDSSLSSLKGLSSLKYLNIGYNQLKGSFNVTELDALINLEEVYLDGNEIDKFVLSKDTRGFGNVSRISLSNSTSNGRALPFTLLQSLTKFPNLRTLSLAENNLEGSFGTTLDKDLASLKNLEELDLSFSTIDNSFLQTIGKITTLKSLSLHGCRLNGFIPKAQGKSDHLSPRLASLKNLEELDLSSSTVDNSFLQTIGKITTLKSLRLDGCRLNGSIPKAQGLCQLKHLQNLDISGNDFNGALPWCLANLTSLQQLDLSYNNFIGDISFSPLTSLTSIRELFLSDNHFQIPVSLSSFLNHSQLKYFVGMNNEIYVEELEEYNLAPKFQLESLLLSGNGYGGSFSFPKFLLHQYSLQEIDFSNLKLRGGFPIWLLENNTNLNYLYLVNNSFSGTFQLSIHPHQNLRELDISNNNFEGHIPREIGSYFPSLTFLSMSDNHFSGHVPSSFDFLLYLQVLHLSNNNISGTLPSFFNSPDLQHVYLSRNMLQGSLTHAFQKSFELVTLDLSHNHLTGSIPKWIGEFSQLSFLLLGYNNLDGSIPTQLCKLNKLSFIDLSHNNFSGHILPCLRFKSIIRVIFLGGRPYDLNLREPLVIATKSLSYNYPPSILYFMTGIDLSCNSLSGAIPPEIGNLNHIHVLNLSNNHLIGPIPQTLSNLSEVESIDLSNNSLNGEIPPQLVQLHFLAYFSVAHNNLSGKAPEMVAQFSTFNKSSYEGNPLLCGPPLLNSCTKEVPPPPPGPSTDEKEESGGIIDAQVFCVSFVVTYIMVLLGIAAVLYINPDWRRAWFYFIEKSINTCYYFVADNLLKPFRIRVWKPLV, via the exons ATGGGTTTAAACAGGTTCTCTTCTTTAGCAGGGACACTGATGATTTATGCTATGGTTTTGTCAGAAAGCTGGTGGTCATGTCACGGTTGTTTAGACGAAGAGAGAAGTGCTCTCTTAAGGATTAAAAGCTCCTTTAATTACTCAAGCGCCACATTCCTTCAACCTTGGGGAAAAGTAGCCGACTGTTGTTCTTGGGAAGGCGTTTACTGCAATTTCACTACAGGACGAGTTGTCATACTTCATCTTGCAAGCACGAGGGAAGAGGGATTGGGAGATTTGTACCTAAATGTCTCTTTGTTTCGTCCCTTCCAAGAACTGCAAACTCTTGATTTAAGGGGAAATTTTATTGTTGGCTGTGTTGAGAATGAAG GTTTTGAAAGACTATCCGGACTTGACAGCTTGGTGGATCTCTATTTAGGCGTAAACAAATTCAACAACAGCATCCTTTCATCCCTTGGTGGGCTTTCCTCTTTGAGAACCCTGACTCTATCTAGTATCCAACTCAAAGGAGCAATTAGTGTTGATG ttaattgctgtACTTGGTACAATTATATTTGGCCAGAACTGAATAATCTAACAAGCTTGCGGTGGTTGGATTTTGGTGGCAAtgaaattgaaagctttaaatcCATTCATG GTACTGGTGATGAATTACTGAGGTTAAGAAATCTGGAACACCTTGTTTTGAATGGTACTCGCTTCAATGACAGTAGCTTATCATCCCTCAAGGGTCTTTCATCTCTCAAATACCTGAATATAGGGTACAACCAACTGAAAGGATCATTCAATGTGACTG AGCTGGATGCTTTGATCAACTTAGAGGAAGTGTATCTAGATGGAAACGAGATTGACAAATTTGTGTTATCCAAAG ATACTAGAGGTTTTGGAAATGTAAGCCGCATTTCATTATCTAATAGCACCTCAAATGGAAGAGCTCTTCCATTTACATTGCTGCAATCGTTGACGAAATTCCCAAACCTCAGGACCCTTTCTTTGGCTGAGAATAATCTTGAAGGAAGTTTCGGAACAACATTAGATAAAG ACTTGGCTTCTCTCAAGAATTTAGAAGAGTTGGATTTGAGTTTCTCCACTATCGATAATAGCTTTCTGCAAACAATCGGGAAGATTACTACTCTAAAGAGTTTAAGCTTGCATGGCTGTCGACTCAATGGCTTCATCCCTAAAGCCCAAGGTAAGTCTGACCACCTTTCCCCTC GCTTGGCTTCTCTCAAGAATTTAGAAGAGTTGGATTTGAGTTCCTCCACTGTTGATAATAGCTTTCTGCAAACAATCGGGAAGATTACTACTCTAAAGAGTTTAAGATTGGATGGCTGTCGACTCAATGGCTCCATCCCTAAAGCCCAAG GCCTATGTCAGTTAAAGCATCTCCAAAATCTAGATATCAGCGGGAATGATTTCAATGGTGCTTTGCCCTGGTGTTTGGCAAATTTGACATCCCTTCAACAATTAGATTTGTCTTACAATAACTTTATTGGAGACATTTCCTTCTCTCCTCTTACAAGTCTCACATCCATCCGAGAGTTATTTCTTTCAGACAACCACTTTCAGATCCCCGTCTCATTGAGCTCATTTCTCAACCATTCACAACTCAAGTATTTCGTTGGTATGAATAACGaaatatatgttgaagaatTGGAGGAGTATAATTTGGCCCCAAAGTTCCAATTAGAGTCTCTTCTTTTATCTGGCAATGGATATGGTGGATCATTTTCCTTTCCCAAATTCCTCCTCCATCAATACAGCCTccaagaaattgatttttctaaccTGAAATTAAGGGGAGGGTTTCCTATTTGGTTGTTAGAGAACAACACAAACCTAAATTATCTCTATTTGGTCAACAATTCTTTTTCAGGGACTTTTCAATTGTCAATTCATCCTCATCAGAATTTGCGTGAATTAGATATTTCTAACAATAACTTCGAAGGCCACATTCCTAGAGAAATAGGATCATATTTTCCAAGTTTAACGTTTTTATCCATGTCTGATAACCACTTCAGTGGTCACGTTCCCTCTTCCTTTGACTTTCTGTTGTATCTTCAAGTTTTGCACCTCTCAAATAACAACATCTCTGGAACCTTACCATCTTTCTTTAACTCTCCAGACCTCCAGCATGTTTATCTGTCACGAAATATGCTACAAGGATCCCTAACACATGCATTTCAGAAATCCTTTGAGCTAGTAACGTTGGATCTTAGCCATAATCATTTGACTGGTAGCATTCCAAAATGGATTGGTGAGTTTTCCCAACTGAGCTTTCTTCTCTTGGGTTATAATAATCTTGATGGCAGTATACCCACGCAATTGTGCAAGTTGAACAAATTAAGCTTCATTGATCtttctcataataatttttctggTCATATTCTACCTTGCCTAAGATTTAAAAGCATTATTCGGGTCATCTTCCTCGGAGGACGTCCTTATGACTTAAATCTTCGAGAACCATTGGTTATTGCAACAAAGAGTCTGTCATATAATTATCCGCCAAGTATTTTGTACTTCATGACCGGAATCGATCTCTCCTGCAACAGTTTGTCAGGTGCGATTCCTCCTGAAATTGGGAATCTCAACCACATTCATGTATTGAACCTGTCCAACAATCATTTAATAGGCCCAATCccacaaactctttcaaatttGAGTGAAGTTGAGAGCATAGACCTTTCCAATAACAGCTTGAATGGGGAAATCCCTCCTCAACTTGTACAATTGCATTTTCTTGCCTATTTTAGTGTAGCCCACAATAACCTATCTGGTAAGGCTCCTGAGATGGTTGCACAATTCTCAACATTCAATAAGAGCAGCTACGAGGGAAATCCCTTACTTTGTGGACCACCACTGCTTAACAGTTGTACCAAAGAagtaccaccaccaccacctggGCCTTCTACTGATGAGAAAGAAGAGAGTGGCGGCATCATTGATGCACAAGTTTTCTGTGTGAGCTTTGTTGTGACGTACATCATGGTGCTATTAGGAATAGCTGCAGTTTTGTACATAAACCCAGACTGGCGGCGAGCATGGTTTTATTTCATTGAGAAGAGCATCAACACTTGCTACTACTTTGTTGCGGACAATCTTCTTAAACCATTCAGAATCAGAGTTTGGAAGCCTTTGGTATAA
- the LOC140954271 gene encoding uncharacterized protein isoform X2: MAAVEMTDDVNINAAIASVQDGRHHHNIELVVVPQQLPPTGDGVERKRHLQLYQAALSGDWDTAEGIYDSFPGEVNARITKRGETALHIAAAAEHTHFVKQLVGKMTMEALTYKNEAGNTAFCFAAISGVEALAKVMMDKKSGLAMTRGRGNLLPIYMATLLGHRGMVSYLYDETNEQLTDDDRIKLLVALINSDIYDVAWKMLKEHRGLAYARDEHQLTALHAFAQKSCMPSNVVDQSPPGFWNKCLNPCFKLARMKKLMHKEALDIIQYLWEQVVLLDDATISRQIGEPWPLIFTAAERGNLDFLTILIRLYPELIFKVEHNTYSIFHISILNRHEDIFKIIYQIGSIKNLITTYKDRDGNNMLHLAAKVLESPSRLNVIPGAALQLQRELLWFEEVKKVVQPRHIEEKNIHGKTPGALFIEQHKDLMKEGEQWMRDTADSCMLVATLIATVVFAAAFTVPGGNLQDKGTPVFLHEIAFKFFAISDAISLVSSASSLLTFLSIRTSRYAEQNFLWSLPNRLIIGLTTLFISIGAMMVAFMATFFLVFGNKLLPYSIPIAVVASLPVMFFIWQHFRLFVDMIHSTYTSRSLFKPNKSPLFSKKLKTKVA; encoded by the exons ATGGCAGCAGTGGAGATGACAGATGACGTTAACATTAATGCAGCTATAGCTAGTGTCCAGGATGGACGGCATCACCATAATATCGAGCTCGTAGTAGTCCCTCAACAACTACCTCCTACTGGTGATGGAG TGGAAAGAAAAAGGCATTTGCAATTGTATCAAGCCGCTCTGAGTGGTGATTGGGACACAGCTGAAGGCATTTATGATTCATTTCCAGGAGAAGTTAATGCTAGAATAACTAAGCGAGGGGAGACTGCTCTCCATATTGCAGCAGCAGCGGAGCACACTCATTTTGTGAAACAGCTTGTTGGAAAGATGACCATGGAGGCTTTAACTTATAAAAACGAGGCGGGCAATACAGCATTTTGCTTTGCTGCTATATCTGGAGTTGAGGCACTTGCCAAAGTCATGATGGACAAAAAAAGCGGTTTGGCGATGACTCGAGGCAGAGGAAACCTGTTACCAATTTACATGGCAACTCTATTGGGGCATAGAGGGATGGTATCATATCTTTATGATGAAACAAACGAGCAGTTAACCGATGATGATCGCATAAAGTTACTTGTTGCTTTGATCAACAGTGACATATATG ATGTAGCATGGAAAATGCTAAAAGAACATCGCGGGTTGGCCTATGCTCGTGATGAACATCAGCTGACGGCATTGCATGCATTTGCCCAAAAGTCTTGTATGCCTTCAAACGTTGTCGATCAAAGTCCTCCAGGATTTTGGAACAAATGCCTCAACCCCT GTTTCAAATTGGCTCGGATGAAGAAACTGATGCACAAAGAAGCACTTGACATAATCCAGTACCTTTGGGAACAAGTTGTATTGTTGGATGATGCAACAATTTCTCGTCAGATTGGAGAACCCTGGCCATTGATATTCACTGCTGCAGAAAGAGGGAATCTTGACTTTCTAACAATACTCATTCGCTTGTATCCTGAGTTGATCTTCAAAGTTGAGCACAACACGTATAGCATATTTCATATTTCTATCTTGAATCGTCACGAGGACATCTTCAAGATTATATACCAGATTGGTTCTATCAAGAATTTGATAACAACATACAAAGATAGAGATGGAAATAATATGTTGCATTTGGCTGCAAAAGTACTGGAATCACCAAGTCGACTTAATGTTATACCAGGAGCAGCTTTACAACTGCAACGCGAATTGCTGTGGTTTGAG GAAGTGAAAAAAGTCGTTCAACCACGGcacattgaagaaaaaaatattcacggGAAAACTCCAGGAGCTTTATTTATAGAACAGCACAAGGACTTGATGAAAGAAGGGGAGCAATGGATGAGAGACACTGCCGATTCATGCATGCTTGTAGCAACACTTATTGCTACTGTGGTTTTTGCAGCAGCTTTTACCGTACCCGGAGGTAATTTGCAAGATAAAGGGACTCCTGTTTTCCTTCATGAAATTGCATTCAAATTCTTTGCCATATCAGATGCAATATCTCTAGTAAGCTCTGCCTCATCCTTGTTAACCTTCTTGTCAATTCGCACTTCTCGGTACGCagaacaaaattttctttggtCATTGCCTAACAGGTTGATTATCGGACTCACAACACTTTTCATATCAATTGGGGCAATGATGGTAGCCTTTATGGCAacatttttccttgttttcgGCAATAAATTACTTCCATATTCTATCCCCATTGCTGTCGTTGCTTCTTTGCCAGTCATGTTCTTCATTTGGCAGCATTTCCGCTTATTCGTTGACATGATTCATTCAACTTATACGTCTCGGTCACTTTTCAAGCCAAATAAATCTCCTCTCTTTTCCAAGAAACTCAAGACAAAGGTTGCTTAG
- the LOC140954271 gene encoding uncharacterized protein isoform X1: MAAVEMTDDVNINAAIASVQDGRHHHNIELVVVPQQLPPTGDGVERKRHLQLYQAALSGDWDTAEGIYDSFPGEVNARITKRGETALHIAAAAEHTHFVKQLVGKMTMEALTYKNEAGNTAFCFAAISGVEALAKVMMDKKSGLAMTRGRGNLLPIYMATLLGHRGMVSYLYDETNEQLTDDDRIKLLVALINSDIYDVAWKMLKEHRGLAYARDEHQLTALHAFAQKSCMPSNVVDQSPPGFWNKCLNPFSGFKLARMKKLMHKEALDIIQYLWEQVVLLDDATISRQIGEPWPLIFTAAERGNLDFLTILIRLYPELIFKVEHNTYSIFHISILNRHEDIFKIIYQIGSIKNLITTYKDRDGNNMLHLAAKVLESPSRLNVIPGAALQLQRELLWFEEVKKVVQPRHIEEKNIHGKTPGALFIEQHKDLMKEGEQWMRDTADSCMLVATLIATVVFAAAFTVPGGNLQDKGTPVFLHEIAFKFFAISDAISLVSSASSLLTFLSIRTSRYAEQNFLWSLPNRLIIGLTTLFISIGAMMVAFMATFFLVFGNKLLPYSIPIAVVASLPVMFFIWQHFRLFVDMIHSTYTSRSLFKPNKSPLFSKKLKTKVA, encoded by the exons ATGGCAGCAGTGGAGATGACAGATGACGTTAACATTAATGCAGCTATAGCTAGTGTCCAGGATGGACGGCATCACCATAATATCGAGCTCGTAGTAGTCCCTCAACAACTACCTCCTACTGGTGATGGAG TGGAAAGAAAAAGGCATTTGCAATTGTATCAAGCCGCTCTGAGTGGTGATTGGGACACAGCTGAAGGCATTTATGATTCATTTCCAGGAGAAGTTAATGCTAGAATAACTAAGCGAGGGGAGACTGCTCTCCATATTGCAGCAGCAGCGGAGCACACTCATTTTGTGAAACAGCTTGTTGGAAAGATGACCATGGAGGCTTTAACTTATAAAAACGAGGCGGGCAATACAGCATTTTGCTTTGCTGCTATATCTGGAGTTGAGGCACTTGCCAAAGTCATGATGGACAAAAAAAGCGGTTTGGCGATGACTCGAGGCAGAGGAAACCTGTTACCAATTTACATGGCAACTCTATTGGGGCATAGAGGGATGGTATCATATCTTTATGATGAAACAAACGAGCAGTTAACCGATGATGATCGCATAAAGTTACTTGTTGCTTTGATCAACAGTGACATATATG ATGTAGCATGGAAAATGCTAAAAGAACATCGCGGGTTGGCCTATGCTCGTGATGAACATCAGCTGACGGCATTGCATGCATTTGCCCAAAAGTCTTGTATGCCTTCAAACGTTGTCGATCAAAGTCCTCCAGGATTTTGGAACAAATGCCTCAACCCCT TTTCAGGTTTCAAATTGGCTCGGATGAAGAAACTGATGCACAAAGAAGCACTTGACATAATCCAGTACCTTTGGGAACAAGTTGTATTGTTGGATGATGCAACAATTTCTCGTCAGATTGGAGAACCCTGGCCATTGATATTCACTGCTGCAGAAAGAGGGAATCTTGACTTTCTAACAATACTCATTCGCTTGTATCCTGAGTTGATCTTCAAAGTTGAGCACAACACGTATAGCATATTTCATATTTCTATCTTGAATCGTCACGAGGACATCTTCAAGATTATATACCAGATTGGTTCTATCAAGAATTTGATAACAACATACAAAGATAGAGATGGAAATAATATGTTGCATTTGGCTGCAAAAGTACTGGAATCACCAAGTCGACTTAATGTTATACCAGGAGCAGCTTTACAACTGCAACGCGAATTGCTGTGGTTTGAG GAAGTGAAAAAAGTCGTTCAACCACGGcacattgaagaaaaaaatattcacggGAAAACTCCAGGAGCTTTATTTATAGAACAGCACAAGGACTTGATGAAAGAAGGGGAGCAATGGATGAGAGACACTGCCGATTCATGCATGCTTGTAGCAACACTTATTGCTACTGTGGTTTTTGCAGCAGCTTTTACCGTACCCGGAGGTAATTTGCAAGATAAAGGGACTCCTGTTTTCCTTCATGAAATTGCATTCAAATTCTTTGCCATATCAGATGCAATATCTCTAGTAAGCTCTGCCTCATCCTTGTTAACCTTCTTGTCAATTCGCACTTCTCGGTACGCagaacaaaattttctttggtCATTGCCTAACAGGTTGATTATCGGACTCACAACACTTTTCATATCAATTGGGGCAATGATGGTAGCCTTTATGGCAacatttttccttgttttcgGCAATAAATTACTTCCATATTCTATCCCCATTGCTGTCGTTGCTTCTTTGCCAGTCATGTTCTTCATTTGGCAGCATTTCCGCTTATTCGTTGACATGATTCATTCAACTTATACGTCTCGGTCACTTTTCAAGCCAAATAAATCTCCTCTCTTTTCCAAGAAACTCAAGACAAAGGTTGCTTAG
- the LOC140954271 gene encoding uncharacterized protein isoform X3 yields the protein MTDDVNINAAIASVQDGRHHHNIELVVVPQQLPPTGDGVERKRHLQLYQAALSGDWDTAEGIYDSFPGEVNARITKRGETALHIAAAAEHTHFVKQLVGKMTMEALTYKNEAGNTAFCFAAISGVEALAKVMMDKKSGLAMTRGRGNLLPIYMATLLGHRGMVSYLYDETNEQLTDDDRIKLLVALINSDIYDVAWKMLKEHRGLAYARDEHQLTALHAFAQKSCMPSNVVDQSPPGFWNKCLNPFSGFKLARMKKLMHKEALDIIQYLWEQVVLLDDATISRQIGEPWPLIFTAAERGNLDFLTILIRLYPELIFKVEHNTYSIFHISILNRHEDIFKIIYQIGSIKNLITTYKDRDGNNMLHLAAKVLESPSRLNVIPGAALQLQRELLWFEEVKKVVQPRHIEEKNIHGKTPGALFIEQHKDLMKEGEQWMRDTADSCMLVATLIATVVFAAAFTVPGGNLQDKGTPVFLHEIAFKFFAISDAISLVSSASSLLTFLSIRTSRYAEQNFLWSLPNRLIIGLTTLFISIGAMMVAFMATFFLVFGNKLLPYSIPIAVVASLPVMFFIWQHFRLFVDMIHSTYTSRSLFKPNKSPLFSKKLKTKVA from the exons ATGACAGATGACGTTAACATTAATGCAGCTATAGCTAGTGTCCAGGATGGACGGCATCACCATAATATCGAGCTCGTAGTAGTCCCTCAACAACTACCTCCTACTGGTGATGGAG TGGAAAGAAAAAGGCATTTGCAATTGTATCAAGCCGCTCTGAGTGGTGATTGGGACACAGCTGAAGGCATTTATGATTCATTTCCAGGAGAAGTTAATGCTAGAATAACTAAGCGAGGGGAGACTGCTCTCCATATTGCAGCAGCAGCGGAGCACACTCATTTTGTGAAACAGCTTGTTGGAAAGATGACCATGGAGGCTTTAACTTATAAAAACGAGGCGGGCAATACAGCATTTTGCTTTGCTGCTATATCTGGAGTTGAGGCACTTGCCAAAGTCATGATGGACAAAAAAAGCGGTTTGGCGATGACTCGAGGCAGAGGAAACCTGTTACCAATTTACATGGCAACTCTATTGGGGCATAGAGGGATGGTATCATATCTTTATGATGAAACAAACGAGCAGTTAACCGATGATGATCGCATAAAGTTACTTGTTGCTTTGATCAACAGTGACATATATG ATGTAGCATGGAAAATGCTAAAAGAACATCGCGGGTTGGCCTATGCTCGTGATGAACATCAGCTGACGGCATTGCATGCATTTGCCCAAAAGTCTTGTATGCCTTCAAACGTTGTCGATCAAAGTCCTCCAGGATTTTGGAACAAATGCCTCAACCCCT TTTCAGGTTTCAAATTGGCTCGGATGAAGAAACTGATGCACAAAGAAGCACTTGACATAATCCAGTACCTTTGGGAACAAGTTGTATTGTTGGATGATGCAACAATTTCTCGTCAGATTGGAGAACCCTGGCCATTGATATTCACTGCTGCAGAAAGAGGGAATCTTGACTTTCTAACAATACTCATTCGCTTGTATCCTGAGTTGATCTTCAAAGTTGAGCACAACACGTATAGCATATTTCATATTTCTATCTTGAATCGTCACGAGGACATCTTCAAGATTATATACCAGATTGGTTCTATCAAGAATTTGATAACAACATACAAAGATAGAGATGGAAATAATATGTTGCATTTGGCTGCAAAAGTACTGGAATCACCAAGTCGACTTAATGTTATACCAGGAGCAGCTTTACAACTGCAACGCGAATTGCTGTGGTTTGAG GAAGTGAAAAAAGTCGTTCAACCACGGcacattgaagaaaaaaatattcacggGAAAACTCCAGGAGCTTTATTTATAGAACAGCACAAGGACTTGATGAAAGAAGGGGAGCAATGGATGAGAGACACTGCCGATTCATGCATGCTTGTAGCAACACTTATTGCTACTGTGGTTTTTGCAGCAGCTTTTACCGTACCCGGAGGTAATTTGCAAGATAAAGGGACTCCTGTTTTCCTTCATGAAATTGCATTCAAATTCTTTGCCATATCAGATGCAATATCTCTAGTAAGCTCTGCCTCATCCTTGTTAACCTTCTTGTCAATTCGCACTTCTCGGTACGCagaacaaaattttctttggtCATTGCCTAACAGGTTGATTATCGGACTCACAACACTTTTCATATCAATTGGGGCAATGATGGTAGCCTTTATGGCAacatttttccttgttttcgGCAATAAATTACTTCCATATTCTATCCCCATTGCTGTCGTTGCTTCTTTGCCAGTCATGTTCTTCATTTGGCAGCATTTCCGCTTATTCGTTGACATGATTCATTCAACTTATACGTCTCGGTCACTTTTCAAGCCAAATAAATCTCCTCTCTTTTCCAAGAAACTCAAGACAAAGGTTGCTTAG
- the LOC118032617 gene encoding pyrophosphate-energized vacuolar membrane proton pump, which yields MVSVILPDLGTEILIPVCAIIGIGFSLLQWLLVSKVKLVPGPAASNNSGAAGKNGYGDYLIEEEEGLNEHNVVLKCAEIQNAISEGATSFLFTEYQYVGIFMVAFAILIFVFLGSVEGFSTKSQPCTYDPLKMCKPALATAGFSTVSFVLGAVTSVVSGFLGMKIATYANARTTLEARKGVGKAFIIAFRSGAVMGFLLAANGLLVLYITINVFKLYYGDDWEGLFESITGYGLGGSSMALFGRVGGGIYTKAADVGADLVGKVERNIPEDDPRNPAVIADNVGDNVGDIAGMGSDLFGSYAESSCAALVVASISSFGINHEFTPMLYPLIVSSVGIIICLITTLFATDFFEIKAVKEIEPALKNQLIISTILMTIGVAIVSWVALPSSFTIFNFGTQKVVKNWQLFLCVAVGLWAGLIIGFVTEYYTSNAYSPVQDVADSCRTGAATNVIFGLALGYKSVIIPIFAIAVSIFVSFSFAAMYGIAVAALGMLSTIATGLAIDAYGPISDNAGGIAEMAGMSHRIRERTDALDAAGNTTAAIGKGFAIGSAALVSLALFGAFVSRASISTVDVLTPKVFIGLIVGAMLPYWFSAMTMKSVGSAALKMVEEVRRQFNTIPGLMEGTAKPDYATCVKISTDASIKEMIPPGALVMLTPLIVGIFFGVETLSGVLAGSLVSGVQIAISASNTGGAWDNAKKYIEAGASEHARSLGPKGSDPHKAAVIGDTIGDPLKDTSGPSLNILIKLMAVESLVFAPFFATHGGLLFKIF from the exons ATGGTTTCGGTGATTTTGCCAGATCTGGGAACGGAGATTCTGATTCCGGTATGTGCCATTATTGGAATCGGATTCTCTCTCCTTCAGTGGCTGTTGGTTTCCAAGGTCAAGCTTGTACCGGGTCCTGCGGCGTCGAATAACAGTGGTGCTGCTGGGAAGAATGGGTACGGTGACTACCTgattgaggaagaagaaggtcTTAATGAGCATAATGTTGTTCTTAAATGTGCTGAGATTCAAAATGCCATCTCTGAAG GTGcaacttctttccttttcactGAATATCAATATGTTGGAATTTTCATGGTTGCTTTTGCAATCTTGATTTTCGTTTTCCTTGGCTCTGTTGAGGGATTCAGCACTAAGAGTCAACCTTGCACCTATGACCCCTTGAAGATGTGCAAGCCTGCTCTTGCCACTGCTGGCTTCAGCACCGTATCCTTTGTGCTTGGTGCTGTCACTTCAGTGGTTTCTGGCTTTCTTGGGATGAAAATTGCAACCTATGCTAATGCCAGAACCACCCTGGAGGCAAGAAAAGGAGTTGGGAAGGCTTTTATCATTGCATTTAGATCTGGGGCAGTCATGGGTTTTCTCCTTGCTGCCAATGGACTCTTGGTGCTTTACATTACCATCAACGTCTTCAAGCTATACTATGGTGATGACTGGGAAGGGCTTTTTGAGTCTATAACTGGCTATGGACTTGGAGGATCTTCCATGGCACTTTTTGGAAGAGTTGGTGGAGGCATCTACACCAAAGCTGCTGATGTTGGTGCTGATCTTGTTGGCAAGGTTGAAaggaacattcctgaggatgaCCCAAGAAATCCTGCT GTGATCGCTGACAATGTAGGTGATAATGTTGGTGATATAGCTGGCATGGGATCCGACCTTTTTGGCTCGTACGCTGAGTCCTCTTGTGCTGCCCTAGTTGTTGCTTCCATCTCTTCTTTTGGAATCAATCATGAATTTACTCCAATGCTCTATCCTCTAATTGTCAGTTCTGTGGGAATCATTATTTGTCTGATAACCACCTTATTTGCAACTGATTTCTTTGAGATCAAGGCTGTGAAGGAAATTGAGCCAGCACTAAAGAATCAACTCATCATCTCAACTATTCTGATGACTATTGGGGTTGCCATTGTTAGTTGGGTAGCTCTCCCATCTTCCTTTACCATCTTCAATTTTGGAACCCAGAAAGTTGTCAAGAATTG GCAACTCTTCTTGTGTGTTGCTGTTGGTCTCTGGGCCGGTCTTATTATTGGATTTGTAACTGAGTACTATACTAGCAATGCATACAG CCCTGTTCAAGATGTTGCTGATTCCTGCCGAACTGGAGCTGCCACTAATGTTATTTTTGGGCTTGCATTGGGATACAAATCTGTCATCATTCCTATCTTTGCTATCGCAGTCAGCATTTTTGTTAGTTTCTCTTTTGCTGCTATGTATGGTATTGCTGTAGCTGCCCTTGGAATGTTGAGCACCATTGCCACTGGGTTGGCAATAGATGCATATGGTCCCATTAGTGACAATGCCGGAGGTATTGCTGAGATGGCAGGCATGAGCCACAGGATCCGAGAAAGAACTGATGCCCTTGATGCTGCTGGAAACACCACTGCTGCTATTGGGAAG GGATTTGCCATTGGCTCTGCAGCTCTTGTCTCCCTGGCCCTCTTTGGTGCCTTTGTCAGCCGTGCATCTATCTCAACAGTCGATGTATTGACTCCAAAAGTTTTCATTGGTTTGATTGTGGGTGCAATGCTTCCGTACTGGTTCTCTGCCATGACAATGAAGAGCGTGGGAAGTGCAGCACTTAAGATGGTTGAGGAAGTTCGCAGGCAATTCAACACCATCCCTGGCTTGATGGAAGGCACTGCCAAGCCTGACTATGCCACCTGTGTTAAGATCTCCACTGATGCTTCTATCAAGGAGATGATCCCACCTGGTGCACTTGTCATGCTCACACCCCTCATTGTTGGGATCTTTTTCGGTGTTGAAACTCTATCTGGTGTCCTTGCTGGATCCCTTGTGTCTGGTGTCCAG ATTGCCATCTCTGCCTCCAACACTGGTGGTGCATGGGATAATGCCAAGAAATATATTGAG GCTGGTGCTTCAGAGCATGCAAGATCTCTTGGCCCTAAAGGATCAGATCCACATAAGGCAGCTGTTATTGGTGACACCATTGGGGATCCATTGAAGGATACATCTGGACCATCACTTAACATCCTCATCAAACTGATGGCTGTTGAGTCACTCGTCTTTGCTCCATTCTTTGCCACGCACGGTGGCCTACTCTTCAAGATATTCTGA